A window from Flavobacterium sp. 83 encodes these proteins:
- a CDS encoding 3-hydroxyacyl-CoA dehydrogenase family protein, which produces MEITKITVVGAGNMGHQIAVCAALSGFQVKCTDTNPDILEKAIAFADNYLKDRVAKGKLTEEAVSQAKANLEFVPTIEEAVVEVDLVIEAIIEKLEVKRELFAHLDKICPAHTILATNSSYIVSSKIADATNRPEKVCNMHFFNPALVMKLVEVVQGPHVSEETVDSVMNAAKKMNKTPVLLHKEIYGFLVNRLLQATRQEALKLLDMGVASFEDIDTAAMNGLGYPMGPFQLLDLTGVDLAYHVGMEKYKESGESADRPSPTVVEKYTKGEWGKKVGKGFYDYEQ; this is translated from the coding sequence ATGGAAATAACTAAAATAACAGTTGTCGGAGCAGGTAATATGGGGCATCAAATCGCGGTATGTGCAGCTTTGTCTGGATTTCAAGTAAAGTGTACAGATACCAATCCTGATATTCTGGAAAAAGCAATTGCTTTCGCCGATAATTATTTGAAAGATAGGGTAGCTAAAGGAAAATTAACCGAAGAAGCAGTCAGTCAAGCTAAAGCAAACCTTGAGTTTGTTCCCACAATTGAAGAAGCAGTCGTAGAGGTTGATCTTGTAATTGAAGCTATTATTGAGAAATTAGAAGTAAAAAGAGAACTTTTTGCTCACTTAGATAAAATTTGTCCTGCTCATACTATTTTGGCTACAAATAGCTCGTACATCGTAAGTTCTAAAATTGCCGATGCAACCAATCGACCGGAGAAAGTTTGCAATATGCATTTTTTTAACCCTGCCTTGGTGATGAAATTGGTAGAGGTGGTACAAGGACCACACGTTTCAGAGGAAACAGTTGATTCAGTAATGAATGCTGCCAAGAAAATGAATAAAACACCTGTTTTACTTCACAAAGAGATATACGGTTTTCTAGTGAATCGTCTCTTGCAAGCCACAAGACAGGAAGCCTTAAAGCTACTGGATATGGGTGTTGCTAGTTTTGAAGATATAGACACCGCCGCCATGAACGGATTGGGTTATCCTATGGGACCATTTCAGTTATTAGACCTTACCGGGGTCGATTTAGCCTATCATGTAGGAATGGAAAAATACAAGGAAAGTGGTGAATCTGCAGACAGACCTTCTCCCACTGTTGTTGAAAAATACACAAAAGGGGAATGGGGAAAGAAAGTAGGAAAAGGATTTTATGATTATGAGCAATAG
- a CDS encoding alpha/beta hydrolase family protein has product MNYIRILFLLCFSVIAKAQNPIATVDSVAIQSPSMSKIFKAAVVLPSSYAKSKASYPVLYLLHGGAGHFGDWLKQTPDKMLVKNLANQYNVIIVMPEGEAFSWYMDSPYDKASQFETHIMKEVIPKIDNTYRTIKNKEGRAITGLSMGGHGAMYLSARNPDMFCAASTMSGAMDMNFANSKMNAEGLKSVNERFQKLLGTSDPNNEVFVKNSIMNMIDTIKKNGLSIFIDCGVDDFLIASNRELHQRLVYNGTPHDYIERPGGHSWDYWQNALPYHLLFFQKVFKSNAIK; this is encoded by the coding sequence ATGAATTATATCCGCATATTATTCCTTTTATGCTTTTCAGTTATTGCAAAAGCACAAAATCCAATTGCTACTGTTGATAGTGTTGCCATACAAAGCCCGTCAATGAGCAAAATATTTAAAGCAGCAGTGGTACTACCTTCTTCTTATGCAAAGAGTAAGGCATCTTACCCAGTATTATATTTATTACATGGTGGTGCAGGTCATTTCGGAGACTGGCTAAAACAAACTCCAGACAAGATGTTAGTTAAAAATCTGGCTAATCAATATAATGTTATCATTGTAATGCCCGAAGGTGAAGCCTTTAGCTGGTATATGGATAGTCCCTATGACAAGGCCAGTCAATTTGAAACGCACATTATGAAGGAGGTAATTCCTAAAATTGATAATACGTATCGCACTATAAAAAACAAAGAAGGGAGGGCAATAACAGGGCTGTCAATGGGTGGTCATGGCGCAATGTATCTCTCTGCACGTAATCCTGATATGTTTTGTGCCGCAAGTACAATGAGCGGGGCTATGGATATGAATTTTGCAAATTCTAAAATGAATGCTGAGGGTTTAAAATCAGTAAATGAGCGTTTCCAAAAACTTCTGGGTACCTCTGACCCGAACAACGAAGTTTTTGTCAAAAACTCTATTATGAATATGATAGATACCATTAAAAAAAACGGTTTGTCAATTTTTATAGATTGTGGAGTTGATGATTTTCTAATAGCGTCAAATAGGGAATTGCATCAACGATTGGTTTATAATGGCACTCCTCATGATTATATAGAAAGACCTGGAGGGCATTCATGGGATTATTGGCAAAACGCATTACCGTATCACTTATTATTTTTTCAAAAAGTATTTAAAAGTAATGCTATAAAGTAG
- a CDS encoding HpcH/HpaI aldolase/citrate lyase family protein produces the protein MYTKLVLIVAILSLSLCVYGQQNLSNNFQASTVVYKTTERVGYINSKFVDKKSSDTIKNTSRKEKLKDRLSNGEILKGAVINIAHPTMVEVVCEAGADFVFLDFEHGLRDYNDIGQAIIAAELHKVPTLVRLGERSLNLTERMLDAGASGFLFPHVETAEEAAELVSWCRYKPLGVRGSGFARASISYSGNEYERRQQANKDVVCIMIVESLKGKENLEKILAVDGVTGVAIGPGDISMELGVSNWKDPKVVQVLDEMAAIVKSFPNQSLLRLALTPEEAVKNVNSGANMILLTHDVQLIKAMYSGLFKDITNKINQAAKK, from the coding sequence ATGTACACAAAATTAGTATTAATAGTAGCCATTTTATCGCTATCCTTGTGTGTTTACGGACAGCAAAATTTGAGCAATAATTTTCAAGCGAGTACTGTGGTTTATAAAACAACGGAACGAGTAGGATACATTAATAGTAAATTTGTTGACAAAAAATCCTCTGATACGATTAAAAACACCAGTAGAAAAGAAAAATTAAAAGACCGACTTAGTAATGGCGAAATTTTAAAAGGTGCCGTAATCAATATCGCTCATCCTACAATGGTCGAAGTGGTTTGCGAGGCCGGGGCTGATTTCGTTTTCTTAGATTTTGAACATGGTTTACGCGACTACAACGATATTGGTCAAGCCATTATTGCTGCTGAACTCCATAAAGTTCCTACCCTTGTCCGACTTGGAGAACGTTCCTTAAATCTGACAGAACGAATGCTCGATGCCGGTGCCAGCGGTTTTTTATTTCCTCATGTAGAAACAGCTGAAGAAGCTGCCGAATTGGTTTCTTGGTGTCGATACAAACCGCTTGGTGTTCGAGGCTCAGGTTTTGCAAGAGCTTCAATTAGTTATAGCGGTAACGAATATGAACGACGTCAGCAAGCGAACAAAGATGTAGTTTGCATTATGATTGTTGAAAGCCTGAAAGGAAAAGAAAATTTAGAAAAAATATTGGCAGTTGATGGTGTTACCGGTGTTGCTATTGGTCCAGGCGATATTTCGATGGAACTTGGAGTGAGTAATTGGAAGGATCCAAAGGTAGTACAGGTATTAGATGAGATGGCTGCAATAGTCAAATCGTTTCCAAACCAATCGTTACTTCGTCTTGCGCTTACACCGGAAGAAGCCGTTAAAAATGTCAATTCGGGAGCTAACATGATTTTGCTAACACATGATGTGCAACTCATTAAAGCAATGTATTCCGGGCTTTTCAAAGATATTACCAACAAGATTAATCAAGCAGCTAAAAAATAG
- a CDS encoding carboxylesterase/lipase family protein, whose product MKNNLLLVLLCFSVFVKAQNPIVGTGNGKIQGTASSDKTVRIFKGIPFAEAPTGDLRWKAPQPVQNWKGIKQCKAFSASPMQNKPQSFFCWTEEFLAQPEPINEDCLYLNVWTTAKAKSKKQPVFLWIYGGGLNSGSANCAIYDGEEMAKKGVIFVSINYRVGVFGFMAHPELSKESGHQASGNYGFLDQIAALKWVQENIAAFGGDPNNVTIAGQSAGAFSVTALIASPLAKGLFHKAIAQSGGLLNNMLSQNLEKSEEQGVVFMKKANTNSLAELRKKSAEELQILSNNPEVGRFGTTMDGYVLPVNLLEHFKKGLHNQTPVLTGWVTGDGSFFGDSNMTVDDYKKEAQAKYGNKADAFLSIFPAATAEEVKTVKQKLTLLGFAGEPAHLLANFNTKASYIYEFGHVAPDKPNFPNYGAFHTSEVPYVLHNLHTWNRPWQPLDKEIETVFSSYWVNFAKTGNPNGGNLPEWKSYNKQSGAIMVVGDKMESKRGFLKKEFDFLEKNY is encoded by the coding sequence ATGAAAAACAACCTCCTATTAGTCCTTTTATGCTTTTCGGTTTTTGTAAAAGCTCAAAACCCAATTGTAGGAACTGGTAATGGTAAAATTCAAGGTACAGCTAGTTCGGATAAAACAGTTCGCATTTTTAAAGGTATTCCTTTTGCTGAAGCACCAACTGGTGATTTGCGATGGAAGGCTCCACAACCTGTTCAAAACTGGAAAGGCATAAAACAATGTAAAGCTTTTTCGGCAAGTCCTATGCAAAATAAACCGCAGTCTTTCTTTTGTTGGACGGAGGAGTTTCTTGCGCAACCTGAACCTATCAATGAAGATTGTTTGTATCTAAATGTATGGACTACTGCAAAAGCTAAATCCAAAAAACAACCCGTTTTTTTATGGATTTATGGAGGTGGGTTAAATAGTGGCTCGGCAAATTGTGCTATTTATGATGGCGAAGAAATGGCAAAAAAAGGGGTTATTTTCGTTAGTATTAACTATCGAGTTGGCGTTTTTGGCTTTATGGCACACCCGGAGTTAAGCAAAGAGTCAGGCCATCAAGCCTCGGGTAATTATGGTTTTCTAGACCAAATCGCCGCATTAAAGTGGGTTCAAGAAAATATTGCAGCCTTTGGAGGTGATCCTAATAATGTGACGATTGCGGGTCAATCTGCAGGGGCGTTTAGTGTAACCGCTTTGATTGCTTCGCCGTTGGCAAAAGGGTTATTTCACAAAGCTATTGCACAAAGTGGAGGTTTGTTAAATAACATGCTCAGTCAAAACTTGGAAAAATCCGAAGAGCAAGGGGTTGTTTTTATGAAAAAAGCTAACACGAATTCACTAGCTGAATTGCGAAAAAAATCAGCCGAAGAATTGCAAATACTGAGCAATAATCCTGAAGTAGGCAGATTTGGGACAACAATGGACGGCTATGTTTTACCAGTTAATTTGTTAGAACATTTCAAAAAAGGCTTGCACAATCAAACACCTGTTTTAACTGGTTGGGTAACTGGGGATGGAAGTTTTTTTGGAGATTCTAACATGACTGTTGACGATTATAAAAAAGAAGCGCAAGCAAAATATGGCAATAAAGCCGATGCGTTTTTGAGTATTTTCCCCGCAGCTACGGCAGAGGAGGTTAAAACAGTTAAACAAAAATTGACATTATTAGGCTTTGCAGGTGAACCTGCTCATTTATTGGCCAATTTTAATACTAAAGCAAGTTATATCTATGAATTTGGTCATGTTGCGCCAGATAAGCCAAATTTTCCTAATTATGGAGCTTTTCACACTTCGGAAGTTCCGTATGTACTTCATAATTTGCATACTTGGAATCGTCCATGGCAGCCATTAGACAAAGAAATAGAAACTGTTTTTTCTTCTTATTGGGTCAATTTTGCAAAAACGGGCAATCCAAATGGAGGCAATTTACCCGAATGGAAAAGTTATAATAAACAGTCAGGTGCTATCATGGTAGTAGGCGATAAAATGGAATCTAAGCGCGGATTTTTGAAAAAAGAATTTGATTTTCTAGAAAAGAATTATTAA
- a CDS encoding alpha/beta fold hydrolase: protein MYSKLVTAFIFLFFMSNVQAQQKNLRRAFQPANVVYKIPYGNNTKAGHYVQAKDAKIYYEVYGKGQPIVLLHGGLFGTLVEYSDFINRFKDKYQVIAISTRGHGKSELGTEPLTLEQRANDAMAVINAVTKDSVIVLGFSDGGYSAYQLGAMYPERVKKMIVMGAGEVSPGVREFKFTSKMAFEMDKPFWDQQLKLMPEPNRIEDLFTQVANCYNNVTVSKDLLSVIKCPVLVMAGDRDGGNPVERVVSAARFIPKSQIAIIPNAGHGCFLENFDATWACIVPFLKM, encoded by the coding sequence ATGTATTCAAAATTAGTAACTGCTTTCATTTTTCTGTTTTTCATGTCAAATGTTCAGGCACAGCAAAAAAATTTAAGAAGAGCTTTTCAGCCCGCCAATGTGGTCTATAAAATACCTTACGGGAATAACACAAAAGCGGGACATTATGTACAAGCAAAAGATGCCAAAATTTATTATGAAGTTTATGGCAAAGGACAACCTATCGTATTATTACATGGCGGATTATTTGGCACTCTTGTCGAATATTCCGATTTTATTAATCGTTTCAAGGATAAATATCAAGTAATCGCTATTTCTACCCGTGGTCATGGCAAATCCGAATTAGGTACCGAGCCGCTTACTCTCGAGCAACGTGCCAACGATGCCATGGCGGTAATCAATGCGGTTACCAAAGACAGCGTTATAGTACTTGGCTTTAGCGATGGCGGTTATTCGGCTTATCAATTAGGGGCAATGTATCCAGAAAGAGTCAAAAAAATGATTGTCATGGGTGCTGGAGAAGTGAGTCCAGGTGTAAGAGAGTTTAAATTTACTTCTAAAATGGCCTTTGAAATGGACAAACCTTTTTGGGATCAGCAATTAAAATTGATGCCTGAACCTAATAGAATAGAAGATTTATTCACACAAGTGGCCAATTGCTATAATAATGTTACTGTGAGTAAAGACTTATTAAGTGTAATAAAATGTCCTGTTCTAGTCATGGCGGGAGACCGAGATGGAGGTAATCCTGTTGAACGTGTAGTAAGTGCTGCAAGATTTATCCCAAAATCTCAAATCGCAATCATTCCTAATGCAGGGCATGGTTGTTTCTTGGAAAATTTTGATGCAACCTGGGCATGTATTGTTCCATTTTTGAAAATGTAA
- a CDS encoding RagB/SusD family nutrient uptake outer membrane protein, with product MKKIIYSVMVIFFITVSCSSDFTEVAPVGALQSNTFFDSESNTEEALIGLYDLIQLNNNGVNSAFLLKVLPGDEANCGGGNSTDVPGYQDIDDYASVSVSNSILEGVWNNEYKTIALANTIIEKVEAGNLSNKTFAIAEAKFMRAWCYFELTTMWGDVPLRLENPTIISADAFAKPKSSRAEIYAQIEADLAVAIAGLPDKSAVKNNFRVSKGTAQALLGKVLVFQGKTLAAIPYLKAVIDNSAHGLESDVSKVWLKDTEFGKESLFEMGYITTQGYDWGNQNIAGRNEANIIIQLLGPRGDGRFFDMTGTDILNGWGFGLPTAKILNAFDAAGDVTRKAATVMSLAELESFGGSLGETPWDYEGGLRTKYAPRASETSSGVQVLNYGTNLRLFRYAEVLLLAAEAYNKEGQDANARIELNKIRQRAGLADVSSTLTGANLFDAIVNEKFLELAFEGQRFWDLVRWGRANAELSSKGYTSKNNLYPIPASEIAKNKALTIADQNPGY from the coding sequence ATGAAAAAAATTATATATAGTGTTATGGTTATATTTTTTATAACTGTATCATGTAGTTCAGATTTTACGGAGGTAGCTCCGGTAGGTGCGCTTCAAAGTAATACTTTCTTTGATAGTGAAAGTAATACTGAAGAAGCTTTAATTGGATTGTATGACCTTATACAGTTAAATAATAATGGGGTAAATTCAGCATTTTTATTAAAAGTATTACCTGGTGATGAAGCTAATTGTGGTGGTGGTAATTCAACAGATGTACCAGGTTATCAAGATATTGATGATTATGCAAGTGTATCTGTTTCTAATTCTATTTTGGAAGGGGTTTGGAACAATGAATATAAAACAATTGCACTTGCAAACACCATTATAGAAAAGGTTGAAGCAGGAAACTTAAGTAATAAGACCTTTGCAATTGCAGAAGCAAAGTTTATGAGAGCTTGGTGTTATTTTGAGTTAACTACTATGTGGGGTGATGTGCCTTTGCGTTTAGAAAATCCCACAATAATTAGTGCTGATGCTTTTGCTAAACCAAAAAGTTCAAGAGCAGAAATTTATGCTCAAATAGAAGCTGATTTAGCTGTTGCTATTGCTGGTTTGCCAGATAAAAGCGCGGTTAAAAATAATTTTAGAGTTTCAAAAGGGACTGCTCAAGCTCTACTAGGGAAGGTTTTGGTTTTTCAAGGAAAAACACTTGCTGCAATTCCTTATTTAAAAGCTGTAATAGATAATTCTGCTCATGGTTTAGAGTCAGACGTTTCAAAAGTTTGGTTAAAAGATACCGAATTTGGAAAAGAGTCTTTATTTGAAATGGGTTATATTACTACACAAGGATACGATTGGGGTAATCAAAATATTGCGGGTCGTAATGAAGCTAACATAATTATTCAATTATTGGGGCCTCGTGGTGATGGTCGTTTCTTTGATATGACGGGTACTGATATTTTAAATGGATGGGGCTTTGGCTTACCAACAGCAAAAATATTAAATGCTTTTGATGCTGCAGGAGATGTAACTCGTAAAGCTGCTACAGTAATGAGTTTAGCGGAACTTGAATCATTTGGTGGAAGTTTAGGTGAAACGCCTTGGGACTATGAAGGAGGTCTTAGAACTAAATATGCTCCACGTGCTTCAGAAACAAGCAGTGGTGTTCAAGTATTAAATTATGGTACAAACTTGAGATTGTTTAGATATGCTGAAGTATTGTTGCTTGCAGCCGAAGCTTATAATAAGGAAGGACAAGATGCCAATGCAAGAATAGAATTAAACAAAATTAGACAAAGAGCTGGATTAGCTGATGTGTCTTCGACCTTAACAGGTGCAAATTTGTTTGATGCTATTGTAAATGAAAAATTCTTAGAGCTAGCTTTTGAAGGACAACGTTTTTGGGATTTAGTGAGATGGGGAAGAGCTAATGCAGAGTTATCAAGTAAAGGATACACTTCTAAAAATAATTTATATCCAATTCCTGCATCAGAAATTGCTAAAAATAAAGCGTTGACGATTGCAGATCAAAATCCAGGTTATTAA
- a CDS encoding sugar phosphate isomerase/epimerase, with product MKRRQFLQSTALFSVASLVNANELFTKNPLINKVGLGLFSIPKMLENDFDGAFAMLAKMGYKEVECFGPYEFSTEKAKASWNAITPRLGFKGSGFFNKTASEFFNAAKSNGISIPSMHTDFDTLSNNMGQLAEAAHLIGAKYVVLPSIPDVERTNLDDYKRVAEKFNSIGAEAKKEGIRFAYHNHGYGLNNVNGVIPLDIIFDQTDPSLVYFEMDIYWTVAGGADPVELFKKHKDRYKMMHIKDMKEAKRFSGDGGDASQRISLFPYITSCGEGVLDLPKILTAAKQNGVEHFFVEQDMVQSPEIALKKSIDYLKTL from the coding sequence ATGAAACGTCGTCAATTTCTTCAAAGCACTGCGCTGTTTTCTGTAGCATCCTTAGTAAACGCAAATGAACTGTTTACCAAAAATCCATTAATTAATAAAGTAGGCTTGGGTTTATTTTCTATACCAAAAATGTTAGAGAATGACTTTGATGGTGCTTTTGCTATGTTAGCTAAAATGGGGTACAAAGAAGTGGAATGTTTTGGTCCTTATGAATTCAGTACTGAAAAAGCAAAAGCTTCTTGGAATGCTATTACACCTCGACTAGGATTCAAAGGGAGTGGCTTCTTTAATAAAACAGCTTCTGAGTTTTTTAATGCCGCAAAATCAAATGGTATCAGTATTCCTTCCATGCACACTGATTTTGACACACTTTCAAATAATATGGGACAATTGGCGGAAGCCGCTCATTTAATAGGCGCAAAATATGTGGTACTCCCTTCTATTCCGGATGTTGAAAGAACAAATTTGGACGATTACAAACGAGTAGCAGAAAAATTCAACTCCATTGGTGCTGAAGCCAAGAAAGAAGGTATTCGTTTTGCCTATCATAATCATGGTTATGGTTTAAATAATGTGAATGGGGTTATACCATTAGATATTATTTTTGACCAAACAGACCCTAGCTTGGTTTATTTTGAAATGGATATTTATTGGACAGTAGCCGGTGGCGCAGATCCTGTCGAATTATTCAAAAAGCACAAAGACCGGTATAAAATGATGCATATAAAAGACATGAAAGAAGCAAAAAGATTCTCAGGAGATGGCGGTGATGCTTCACAAAGAATTAGTCTTTTTCCATATATAACTTCATGTGGTGAAGGCGTGCTGGATTTGCCAAAAATACTTACTGCTGCAAAACAAAATGGTGTTGAGCATTTCTTTGTGGAACAAGATATGGTGCAATCACCTGAAATAGCATTGAAAAAAAGTATTGATTATTTAAAGACTCTTTAA
- a CDS encoding tautomerase family protein, with protein sequence MPHVIIKMYPGTSEEQKEKIAQEITTILMINADKPEEAVSIAIIEVAEDAWMEEVYSKEILPNMENLYKKPGY encoded by the coding sequence ATGCCACACGTAATTATTAAGATGTATCCTGGAACTTCTGAGGAACAAAAAGAAAAAATAGCACAAGAAATTACTACAATTTTAATGATAAATGCTGATAAACCTGAAGAAGCAGTTTCTATTGCTATAATTGAAGTTGCAGAAGATGCTTGGATGGAAGAGGTGTATTCGAAAGAAATATTACCTAATATGGAAAACCTTTATAAAAAACCTGGATATTAA
- a CDS encoding TonB-dependent receptor gives MRASAGYKITKGLEAKFWVDNLTNTRALTEGDTRGDQFRDFSTVAPGSLMIGRTILPRSFWASLSYSFK, from the coding sequence ATGAGAGCCAGTGCAGGGTACAAAATTACAAAAGGACTTGAGGCTAAATTTTGGGTAGATAATTTAACAAATACTAGAGCTCTTACCGAAGGAGATACTAGAGGGGATCAATTTAGAGATTTTTCAACAGTAGCACCAGGAAGTCTTATGATTGGTAGAACTATTTTACCTCGTAGTTTTTGGGCTTCGTTATCTTATAGTTTTAAATAA
- a CDS encoding NAD(P)-dependent alcohol dehydrogenase — MLDPPKSEEVLVRIIATGICHTDLVARDYVMGSPNFPVILGHEGSGIIESVGEDVHHLKVGDHVVLSYGFCGECEICRNGTPQYCYEFFTRNFSGGRVDGSHSHHYHDGKAINDNFFSQSSFATYAIAHKNNVIAVPKDAPLELLGPLGCGLQTGAGAIINSLRVRVGSSVIITGTGAVGLAALMAAKATSATTIIAVDINDERLAFAMELGATHTINSLSENVSQRILEILPKGVQYAVDTTGRNEVINSVLSSMRPTGEMICIGVAQKPLALETNIFLTKGYKIKFINQGDSVSAEFIPKLIKMYQNGQFPFDKLIKKYSFEDINQAVEDSEKGRTIKSVLLIGEYGN; from the coding sequence TTGCTGGACCCGCCAAAGTCCGAAGAAGTTTTGGTAAGAATTATTGCAACAGGTATATGTCATACTGATTTAGTTGCTAGAGACTATGTTATGGGCTCTCCTAATTTTCCGGTCATTCTTGGCCATGAGGGCTCAGGAATAATAGAAAGTGTTGGAGAGGACGTACACCATTTGAAAGTTGGTGATCATGTCGTTTTATCATATGGTTTTTGTGGAGAGTGTGAAATATGCCGCAATGGAACACCTCAATATTGCTACGAGTTTTTTACTAGGAATTTTTCCGGTGGTCGCGTCGATGGGTCACACAGCCATCATTACCATGATGGGAAAGCAATTAATGACAACTTTTTTTCACAATCCTCTTTTGCTACTTACGCAATTGCGCATAAAAACAATGTCATAGCAGTACCTAAGGACGCACCTTTGGAATTACTTGGTCCACTGGGTTGTGGATTGCAAACAGGTGCGGGTGCTATTATAAACTCGCTAAGAGTTAGGGTAGGAAGTTCAGTAATAATTACGGGAACAGGTGCTGTAGGATTGGCAGCATTGATGGCAGCTAAAGCTACATCAGCTACTACGATTATAGCAGTTGATATTAATGACGAGCGATTGGCTTTCGCGATGGAATTGGGCGCAACGCATACTATAAATAGTTTGAGCGAAAATGTATCTCAGCGAATTTTAGAAATATTACCTAAAGGAGTACAATACGCAGTAGATACAACAGGCAGAAATGAGGTTATTAATAGTGTACTGTCAAGCATGAGGCCGACAGGAGAAATGATTTGTATTGGTGTGGCGCAAAAACCTTTAGCATTGGAAACAAATATCTTTTTAACAAAGGGATACAAAATTAAATTTATCAACCAAGGTGATAGTGTTTCAGCAGAATTTATCCCTAAATTAATCAAAATGTATCAAAATGGACAGTTCCCCTTTGATAAACTGATAAAAAAATACTCATTTGAAGATATTAATCAAGCTGTAGAAGATTCTGAAAAAGGAAGGACTATTAAATCAGTTTTGCTAATTGGTGAATACGGGAATTAA
- a CDS encoding PPC domain-containing DNA-binding protein, whose product MAFQITVNAQEYADPTKILEEGKAPGLKVKLLSTVGNAKTYILIFAKGDEVVSGLTEFAGKNKIKSGHYTGLGDALSIKAGWFDYKRKQFRIIPIDTAEVSSFIGDISWYKGKPIAHTHMSAALKDGSVKGGHLLELFSGPTMEIILVEEPIYLYKKLESEFKAALIDPESKGNN is encoded by the coding sequence ATGGCATTCCAAATTACGGTGAATGCACAGGAATATGCTGACCCAACTAAAATATTGGAAGAAGGGAAAGCACCGGGACTCAAGGTAAAATTACTTAGCACAGTGGGAAATGCTAAGACGTATATTCTCATATTCGCTAAAGGAGATGAGGTAGTTTCGGGACTTACCGAGTTTGCAGGGAAAAACAAGATCAAAAGCGGGCATTATACCGGTCTGGGAGATGCACTATCCATAAAAGCAGGATGGTTTGATTACAAACGTAAACAATTTAGAATAATCCCCATTGATACAGCCGAAGTCAGTTCATTTATCGGTGATATATCGTGGTACAAAGGGAAACCCATTGCGCATACTCATATGAGTGCTGCATTAAAAGACGGTTCTGTGAAAGGAGGACATCTGCTGGAACTATTTTCAGGACCTACCATGGAAATAATCTTAGTTGAAGAGCCAATTTATCTTTATAAAAAGCTTGAGTCAGAATTTAAAGCAGCATTAATCGATCCCGAATCGAAAGGAAACAATTAA
- a CDS encoding nuclear transport factor 2 family protein — MNATVEQTLMHHLIAFGDNNLDEILKDYTEESVIMTPNGSIKGLTEIREFFKDFFAVIPTGSSFTMMQKTIDGNVAYILWASESSSTKIPVGTDTFVFDGNKIQYHTVADYRVIK; from the coding sequence ATGAACGCTACAGTAGAACAAACTTTAATGCACCATCTTATTGCCTTCGGTGATAACAATTTGGATGAAATTTTAAAAGATTACACAGAAGAATCGGTAATTATGACACCAAATGGTTCCATAAAAGGCTTGACTGAAATACGTGAATTTTTTAAAGATTTCTTTGCGGTAATCCCAACAGGTTCTTCCTTTACGATGATGCAAAAAACCATTGATGGTAACGTTGCTTACATATTGTGGGCAAGCGAGTCCAGTTCGACAAAAATTCCTGTCGGTACCGATACTTTCGTATTTGATGGAAATAAAATACAATATCATACTGTGGCAGATTACAGAGTGATAAAATAA